One Anaerohalosphaeraceae bacterium genomic region harbors:
- a CDS encoding valine--tRNA ligase, translating into MSEEMAKVYEPRTVEQEVQQLWERGRWWHAQAPADSPKGTFAIVIPPPNVTAALHLGHALNNTLQDILIRRRRMQGYTTLWMPGTDHAGIATQTVVEKRLLAEQGKRRKDFSREEFVAHVQAWKDEYEACILGQLKQMGCSCDWERTRFTMDDICARAVRQTFFLLFQDGLIYRGKRLVNWDPATQTVLADDEVEYETVKGHFWYLKYPLAEPVVMGGQTIRTLTVATTRPETMLGDTAVAMNPADPRAAVLVGKRVRLPIVGRVIPIVADEHVVLPNPNSDDEKARYSTGFLKVTPAHDPDDWEIGRRHNLPVINVMAPDGTISEKYGWTDWETVRNPDVENLLGMDRFEARQAVVEWFRQENLLEDVRDYTHEVGHSYRSHVPIEPYLSDQWYVAVKKPIERLAGQFGTGLIDGTDVPVNSLAGLALKPLLDGRLRFIPERYAKTYRTWLENLRDWPISRQLWWGHRIPVWYSQNPPALKDERLSVQEGLSESGQKRYFICVSAGAEDLERRLETAGCVRDEDVLDTWFSSALWPFSTMGWPELTAELRTFYPTQVLCTAREIITLWVSRMVMMGQYCVGDIPFGDVYIHAMIQDGQGRKMSKSLGNGIDPLVVIDSHGADAMRFTLAQMTTETQDIRMPVSQLRLPDGRVVNSSPKFDIGRNFCNKLWNASRFALMNLKGLDPNVFDQSRLERTDRWILSRLARTIQETDEQLEQYKFNEPANTLYRFFWNELCDWYLEWLKPRMADAAQRPTAQCVLAFVLEQVLRLLHPFVPFITEGIYQSLRQLSPHRGLRGICELDDAPSLMTAQWPQPMPSLLDEAVERRVEKIQNLIRAIREIRNQYNIPPSRMLTVSVCASEEEAVLLKEDASLIAELAGVESMQTGSALVKPKTAAAALVGDWQVFVHEVVDVEAERSRLQKQKEYLEKGIEPLRAKLSNEQFLARAKPDVVEQSRKKMAELTEQLQQVERLLAELS; encoded by the coding sequence ATGAGCGAGGAAATGGCCAAGGTTTATGAGCCGCGGACGGTAGAGCAGGAGGTTCAGCAGCTTTGGGAGCGGGGACGATGGTGGCACGCGCAGGCCCCGGCGGACAGTCCGAAGGGGACGTTTGCCATTGTGATTCCTCCGCCGAATGTGACAGCGGCGCTGCATCTGGGCCATGCGCTGAACAATACGCTTCAGGATATTCTCATTCGCCGGCGGCGGATGCAGGGCTATACGACGCTGTGGATGCCTGGGACGGACCATGCGGGAATTGCCACACAGACGGTTGTGGAAAAGCGGCTTCTGGCCGAACAGGGCAAGCGGCGAAAGGATTTTTCGCGGGAGGAGTTTGTGGCCCATGTGCAGGCCTGGAAGGATGAGTATGAGGCCTGCATTCTCGGACAGCTCAAGCAGATGGGCTGTTCGTGTGACTGGGAGCGGACGCGCTTCACAATGGACGACATTTGCGCCCGGGCGGTGCGTCAGACGTTTTTCCTGCTGTTTCAGGACGGGCTGATTTATCGAGGCAAACGGCTGGTGAACTGGGACCCGGCGACTCAGACGGTTTTGGCCGATGATGAGGTGGAGTACGAAACGGTCAAGGGGCACTTCTGGTATTTGAAGTATCCGCTGGCCGAGCCGGTGGTTATGGGGGGGCAGACGATTCGGACTCTTACAGTGGCGACGACCCGTCCGGAAACGATGCTGGGGGATACGGCGGTGGCGATGAATCCGGCGGACCCCCGGGCGGCGGTGCTGGTGGGAAAACGCGTGCGGCTGCCGATTGTCGGGCGGGTGATTCCGATTGTGGCCGATGAGCATGTGGTCTTGCCGAATCCGAACAGTGACGATGAAAAGGCCCGCTACTCGACGGGTTTTCTGAAGGTTACGCCGGCTCACGACCCGGACGACTGGGAAATCGGCCGCCGGCACAATCTGCCTGTGATTAATGTGATGGCCCCCGACGGGACCATCAGTGAGAAGTACGGCTGGACGGATTGGGAAACGGTTCGCAATCCGGATGTGGAAAATCTGCTGGGAATGGACCGTTTCGAGGCCCGCCAGGCAGTGGTAGAATGGTTCCGACAGGAAAATCTGCTGGAGGATGTGCGGGATTACACGCACGAGGTCGGGCACAGTTATCGAAGCCATGTGCCGATTGAGCCGTATCTGTCGGATCAGTGGTATGTCGCGGTGAAAAAACCGATTGAACGGCTGGCAGGACAGTTCGGGACGGGGCTGATTGACGGGACGGATGTGCCGGTCAATTCGCTGGCCGGCCTGGCCTTAAAGCCCCTGCTGGACGGGCGGCTTCGGTTTATTCCGGAGCGGTATGCCAAGACCTATCGAACCTGGCTGGAAAATCTGCGGGACTGGCCCATCAGCCGGCAGCTGTGGTGGGGGCATCGAATTCCGGTTTGGTATTCGCAGAACCCGCCTGCACTGAAGGATGAACGGCTGTCTGTCCAGGAAGGACTGTCGGAAAGCGGACAGAAACGGTATTTCATCTGCGTGTCGGCCGGTGCGGAGGATTTGGAGCGGCGGCTGGAGACGGCGGGCTGTGTGCGGGATGAGGATGTGCTGGATACGTGGTTCAGTTCAGCCCTGTGGCCGTTCAGCACGATGGGCTGGCCGGAGCTGACCGCCGAGCTCAGGACATTCTATCCGACCCAGGTCCTCTGCACGGCCCGGGAGATTATTACGCTGTGGGTGTCGCGGATGGTGATGATGGGCCAGTACTGTGTGGGAGATATTCCGTTTGGCGATGTGTATATTCATGCGATGATTCAGGACGGCCAGGGCCGCAAGATGTCCAAGAGTCTGGGCAACGGGATTGACCCGCTGGTGGTGATTGACAGCCACGGGGCGGATGCGATGCGGTTTACCCTGGCGCAGATGACGACAGAGACGCAGGATATTCGAATGCCGGTCAGCCAGCTGCGGCTGCCGGACGGCCGGGTGGTCAACAGTTCGCCGAAATTTGACATCGGCCGCAATTTCTGCAACAAGCTTTGGAATGCCTCGCGGTTTGCCCTGATGAATCTGAAGGGACTGGACCCGAATGTTTTTGACCAGAGCCGTCTGGAACGTACAGACCGGTGGATTTTGTCACGTCTGGCCCGGACGATTCAGGAGACGGATGAGCAGCTGGAGCAGTACAAGTTCAACGAACCGGCCAATACGCTGTATCGGTTTTTCTGGAATGAGCTGTGCGACTGGTATCTGGAATGGCTCAAGCCGCGGATGGCGGATGCCGCTCAGCGGCCGACGGCGCAGTGTGTGCTGGCGTTTGTTCTCGAACAGGTCCTGCGGCTGCTGCATCCGTTTGTGCCGTTTATTACGGAGGGGATTTATCAGTCTCTCCGTCAGCTTAGCCCGCATCGGGGGCTTCGAGGCATTTGTGAACTGGATGATGCCCCGTCCCTGATGACGGCTCAATGGCCGCAGCCGATGCCTTCGCTGCTGGATGAGGCGGTGGAGCGGCGGGTTGAGAAAATCCAGAATCTGATTCGTGCGATTCGGGAGATTCGCAACCAGTACAATATCCCGCCGTCACGGATGCTGACGGTTTCGGTGTGTGCATCGGAGGAAGAGGCCGTTCTTCTGAAGGAGGATGCATCCCTGATTGCAGAGCTGGCAGGCGTCGAATCGATGCAGACGGGGTCGGCTTTGGTCAAGCCCAAGACGGCGGCCGCGGCGCTGGTGGGGGATTGGCAGGTGTTTGTTCATGAGGTGGTGGATGTCGAGGCGGAGCGAAGCCGGCTGCAGAAACAGAAGGAGTATCTGGAAAAGGGGATTGAGCCGCTTCGGGCCAAGCTCAGCAATGAGCAGTTTTTGGCCCGGGCCAAACCGGATGTCGTAGAGCAAAGCCGAAAAAAAATGGCCGAGCTGACCGAACAGCTCCAGCAGGTCGAACGGCTGCTGGCCGAATTGTCATAA
- the rho gene encoding transcription termination factor Rho: MHITDLQNLDASELHRIAKEEGITDYMGLTKQELIFKILKQRIQQNGLMYGEGVLEILPDGFGFLRSPKYNYLASPDDVYVSPSQIRRFGLRSGNIVSGQIRPPKESEKYFALLRVEAINYQAPDKLAEKVVFRDLTPLHAEERLVLETTPDEMSTRIMDLITPIGKGQRGLLVAPPRTGKTVLLQKIANAISTNHPKVRMIVLLIDERPEEVTDMQRKVAKDVEVISSTFDEPASRHCQVAEMVIEKAKRMVEYGEDVVILLDSITRLARAYNTEMPHSGKILTGGVDANAMQMPKRFFGAARNIENGGSLTIIATALIDTGSKMDEVIFEEFKATGNMELHLDRKLVERRTFPAIDISKSGTRREELLLDPRELELVYRLRKVLSEMNMVEAIELLKTRLAKYKTNAEFLMSLKLD, translated from the coding sequence GGATTCAGCAGAACGGACTGATGTACGGGGAAGGCGTTCTGGAGATTCTGCCGGACGGGTTTGGGTTCCTGCGCAGTCCAAAATACAACTATCTGGCCTCACCGGATGACGTGTATGTCTCTCCGTCTCAGATTCGCCGGTTCGGGCTGCGGAGCGGCAATATTGTTTCGGGGCAGATTCGCCCGCCGAAGGAAAGCGAGAAGTATTTTGCCCTGCTTCGTGTGGAGGCGATTAACTACCAGGCGCCGGACAAACTGGCGGAGAAGGTGGTGTTCCGGGATTTGACTCCGCTGCACGCGGAAGAGCGTCTGGTCCTGGAGACAACGCCGGACGAGATGAGTACGCGGATTATGGATTTGATTACGCCGATCGGCAAGGGCCAGCGCGGTCTTCTGGTGGCTCCGCCGCGGACCGGGAAAACGGTGCTGCTGCAGAAGATTGCCAATGCCATCAGCACGAATCACCCGAAGGTGCGGATGATTGTGCTGCTGATCGATGAGCGTCCGGAAGAAGTGACGGACATGCAGCGCAAAGTGGCCAAGGACGTGGAGGTCATCAGCTCGACGTTTGATGAACCGGCTTCCCGGCACTGCCAGGTGGCGGAAATGGTCATTGAAAAAGCCAAGCGGATGGTTGAATACGGCGAAGACGTGGTGATTCTGCTGGACTCGATTACCCGTCTGGCGCGGGCCTACAATACGGAGATGCCGCACTCGGGCAAGATTCTGACCGGCGGTGTGGATGCCAACGCGATGCAGATGCCCAAGCGGTTCTTCGGCGCAGCCCGAAACATCGAAAACGGCGGCTCGCTGACGATTATCGCCACCGCTCTGATTGATACGGGCTCGAAAATGGACGAAGTGATCTTCGAGGAGTTCAAGGCGACGGGCAATATGGAACTGCATCTGGACCGCAAACTGGTGGAGCGGCGAACCTTCCCGGCGATTGATATCAGCAAAAGCGGCACCCGCCGGGAAGAGCTTCTGCTGGACCCGCGCGAACTCGAACTGGTCTATCGGCTCCGCAAGGTGCTCAGTGAGATGAATATGGTGGAAGCGATTGAACTGCTCAAGACGCGTCTGGCCAAATACAAGACCAATGCGGAATTTTTGATGAGTCTGAAGCTGGATTAG